A genome region from Natronobeatus ordinarius includes the following:
- a CDS encoding S8 family peptidase, whose translation MKFTRRKLMQGIGGTGATLAFAGIASADEHDQQVQYIVIGGNGVSRRLERAGFDVVQELAGGQVFVAYGPAGADPASIRGVTHAAEGARFRLEEPGLEDGVTEASVELPAFYEEYLWDKQVTESLEANEYATGEAQQIAIVDTGIDYAHPELVPNLDEDAGRLFREGEIREGECEVVVPDDYGAPTELTTEEFHVADEQQGHGTHVAGIAAAADGDGVIGTAPDATLTSLRVFWWDLVPDEEAGELVPAAVTTSGDVLTAIDYAASEGHDVANLSLGTAPLPPQLNGETFVRAYKLVVEHAVQQGTVIAASAGNAETNLQQGGLFSLPNSIRGAMSVSATGPNDELSFYSNYGTNEIDVGAPGGGYETLEKTVVEDPEEVDWPFPTNLVFSATSLRVEGALYGWKAGTSMAAPQVAGLVALVRELEPEANARQVESAIKAGAEGATGRSDAALGAGRISALKTVEDLDGDGPGGSSR comes from the coding sequence ATGAAATTCACGAGACGGAAACTGATGCAGGGAATCGGTGGAACGGGTGCGACGCTCGCGTTCGCTGGGATCGCGAGTGCTGACGAACACGACCAGCAAGTCCAGTACATCGTCATCGGTGGCAACGGCGTCAGCCGACGACTCGAGCGCGCCGGCTTCGACGTCGTGCAGGAACTCGCCGGCGGCCAGGTCTTCGTCGCCTACGGCCCGGCAGGAGCCGATCCGGCGTCGATACGAGGCGTAACCCACGCCGCGGAAGGCGCACGGTTTCGACTCGAGGAACCCGGACTCGAGGATGGCGTCACGGAGGCGAGCGTGGAATTGCCGGCGTTCTACGAGGAGTACCTCTGGGACAAACAGGTCACAGAATCACTCGAAGCGAACGAGTATGCAACGGGCGAAGCTCAACAAATCGCGATCGTCGATACCGGGATCGACTACGCCCATCCCGAACTCGTGCCGAACCTCGATGAAGACGCCGGACGGCTGTTCAGGGAAGGAGAGATCCGCGAGGGTGAATGCGAGGTCGTGGTGCCCGACGATTACGGTGCTCCGACGGAGTTGACGACCGAGGAGTTCCACGTCGCCGACGAACAGCAGGGCCACGGCACGCACGTTGCGGGGATCGCCGCCGCTGCCGACGGGGATGGCGTGATCGGCACCGCACCCGACGCGACGCTCACCTCGCTTCGCGTCTTCTGGTGGGATCTGGTGCCGGACGAAGAGGCGGGGGAACTGGTGCCGGCGGCCGTCACGACGAGCGGTGACGTCCTGACCGCGATCGACTACGCCGCGAGCGAGGGGCACGACGTGGCGAACCTCAGCCTCGGCACGGCCCCGCTCCCGCCCCAGCTGAACGGCGAGACGTTCGTCCGGGCGTACAAACTGGTCGTCGAACACGCCGTCCAGCAGGGGACGGTGATCGCCGCGAGCGCGGGGAACGCCGAGACGAACCTCCAGCAGGGCGGCCTGTTCAGCCTCCCGAACAGCATCCGTGGCGCGATGAGCGTGAGCGCGACCGGGCCGAACGACGAGCTCTCGTTCTACTCGAACTACGGGACGAACGAGATCGACGTCGGCGCGCCGGGTGGCGGATACGAAACGCTGGAGAAGACGGTCGTCGAAGATCCCGAAGAGGTCGACTGGCCGTTCCCGACCAACCTCGTGTTCTCTGCGACCTCCCTTCGTGTCGAAGGAGCGCTCTACGGCTGGAAGGCTGGCACCTCGATGGCTGCCCCACAGGTCGCCGGACTCGTCGCGCTCGTGCGCGAACTCGAGCCCGAGGCGAACGCGCGGCAGGTCGAATCCGCCATCAAGGCGGGTGCCGAGGGGGCGACCGGGAGAAGTGACGCTGCGCTCGGTGCCGGTCGGATCAGCGCACTGAAGACAGTCGAGGATCTCGACGGAGACGGCCCAGGCGGCAGCAGTCGGTAA
- a CDS encoding LolA family protein: MRSRRLSIFLCLLAVVVLAGCTFAETPSDEPDPDELWERTFVYDERLEDVTGERTSEATTNGETVSETVRVHERPFVDYRTEVLDSSNFDREGDVYVSNATITWWYDEGANAASYFQPDEPFGSEAVRDARAEQAAEQRDLVVLEYDGTETVADREAHVLVVEARNESVADGISLLVGDTEFVYALETVDPTESVGATEARVWLDAEFGYPLKEEVVFDVPGEEPYRYTERFETVSFNDGLEDEQFAFEPPADATVEEW, from the coding sequence ATGCGCTCGCGTCGACTTTCGATCTTCCTCTGTCTTCTCGCCGTCGTCGTCCTCGCGGGCTGTACGTTCGCCGAGACGCCGTCCGACGAGCCCGATCCCGACGAACTCTGGGAGCGGACGTTCGTCTACGACGAGCGTCTCGAGGACGTCACCGGCGAGCGAACGAGTGAAGCCACGACCAACGGCGAAACGGTGTCCGAAACGGTCCGCGTCCACGAACGACCGTTCGTCGACTACCGCACGGAGGTACTCGACTCGTCGAACTTCGATCGGGAAGGCGACGTCTACGTCTCGAACGCGACGATCACGTGGTGGTACGACGAGGGGGCGAACGCCGCAAGCTACTTCCAGCCCGACGAGCCGTTCGGGAGCGAGGCGGTCCGGGACGCCCGGGCCGAGCAGGCCGCCGAGCAGCGCGACCTCGTGGTCCTCGAGTACGACGGGACGGAGACGGTCGCCGACCGCGAGGCCCACGTCCTCGTCGTCGAGGCGCGAAACGAGAGCGTCGCCGACGGAATCAGTCTCCTCGTCGGTGACACCGAGTTCGTCTACGCCCTCGAGACGGTCGATCCGACCGAGAGCGTCGGCGCCACGGAGGCACGGGTCTGGCTCGACGCCGAGTTCGGCTATCCGCTGAAAGAGGAGGTCGTTTTCGACGTCCCAGGCGAGGAGCCGTATCGCTACACCGAACGATTCGAGACGGTGTCGTTCAACGACGGCCTCGAGGACGAGCAGTTCGCCTTCGAGCCGCCCGCGGATGCCACGGTCGAGGAGTGGTGA
- a CDS encoding class I SAM-dependent methyltransferase, whose protein sequence is MTERAEISHPFVASIYDLVVPERTLFASQRAALAADLFGRVLEIGTGTGAMFAHVARERSDALEYHAIEPDPYMRNRARATARDVGLAVDLRDVRAESLPYPDDAFDVVLSAMVFCTIADPDSAVEEVARVLKPGGEFRFLEHVHADGPLGATQELFNPAWRRLAGGCNLDRRTVERFVGTGAFDVLEVERVDFPVPSPIPFVRGRLQRRRDASFVGC, encoded by the coding sequence ATGACCGAGCGAGCCGAGATTTCCCACCCGTTCGTCGCATCGATTTACGATCTGGTCGTTCCCGAACGGACGCTGTTCGCTTCCCAGCGAGCGGCGCTCGCAGCCGACCTCTTCGGACGCGTTCTCGAGATCGGAACTGGAACCGGGGCGATGTTCGCTCACGTCGCCCGCGAGCGATCCGATGCCCTCGAGTACCACGCGATCGAACCCGACCCGTACATGCGCAACCGGGCGCGAGCGACCGCTCGTGACGTCGGTCTCGCGGTCGACCTCCGTGACGTGCGGGCGGAGTCGCTCCCCTACCCCGACGACGCCTTCGACGTCGTCCTCTCGGCGATGGTGTTCTGTACGATCGCCGATCCCGACAGTGCCGTCGAGGAGGTCGCCCGCGTCCTCAAACCCGGCGGCGAGTTTCGCTTCCTCGAGCACGTCCACGCCGACGGCCCGCTCGGGGCGACCCAGGAACTGTTCAATCCGGCGTGGCGACGGCTGGCCGGGGGCTGCAACCTGGATCGCCGGACCGTCGAACGGTTCGTGGGCACCGGCGCGTTCGACGTCCTCGAGGTCGAACGGGTCGACTTCCCGGTGCCGTCGCCGATCCCGTTCGTTCGTGGGCGGCTCCAGCGGCGACGAGACGCGTCGTTCGTCGGGTGCTAA
- a CDS encoding mRNA surveillance protein pelota, with amino-acid sequence MQIKSREQLEGGRERVTVVPESLDDLWHLQYVLEPGDRVAGDTTRRIQRNDDQMRDTGGEREHMWVAIAVETVEFHKFANRLRVGGEIVACSREDQLGFHHTLNVEEREEISIDKWWKPDQRERLEEAEEAAESPDVAIATVEEGQAHVHTVAQYGTEERATITGPTGKGEYARERSELFAELATVLKRLEVDAIILAGPGFTKQDAYKYVEQNEPEVADLVTMVDTASVGDRGVHEVLKRGAVADVQQETRIESEAEDIDELTRRIAEGAKAAYGPEEVAKAAEYGAIERLLVLDDRLRQERGPDGEWTVDVDEIVRTAEQKGGEVTVFSSEFPPGQQLSNLGGIAALLRYRLE; translated from the coding sequence ATGCAGATCAAGAGCCGGGAGCAGCTCGAGGGTGGCCGCGAGCGCGTCACCGTCGTCCCCGAGAGCCTGGACGACCTCTGGCACCTCCAGTACGTCCTCGAGCCCGGCGACCGCGTCGCCGGCGACACCACCCGGCGGATCCAGCGCAACGACGACCAGATGCGCGATACGGGTGGCGAGCGCGAGCACATGTGGGTCGCGATCGCCGTCGAGACGGTCGAGTTCCACAAGTTCGCCAACCGGCTGCGGGTAGGCGGCGAGATCGTCGCCTGCTCCCGGGAGGATCAGCTCGGCTTCCACCACACGCTCAACGTCGAAGAGCGCGAGGAGATCTCGATCGATAAGTGGTGGAAACCCGACCAGCGCGAGCGACTCGAGGAGGCCGAGGAAGCCGCCGAGAGCCCCGACGTCGCCATCGCCACCGTCGAAGAGGGGCAGGCCCACGTCCACACGGTCGCCCAGTACGGCACCGAGGAACGGGCGACCATCACGGGGCCGACGGGCAAAGGCGAGTACGCCCGCGAGCGCTCGGAGCTGTTCGCCGAACTCGCGACGGTCCTGAAACGACTCGAGGTCGACGCCATCATCCTCGCCGGCCCCGGCTTCACGAAGCAGGACGCCTACAAGTACGTAGAACAGAACGAGCCCGAGGTCGCCGACCTCGTCACGATGGTCGACACGGCGAGCGTCGGCGACCGCGGCGTCCACGAGGTCCTCAAACGGGGGGCCGTCGCGGACGTCCAGCAGGAGACCCGGATCGAGAGCGAGGCCGAAGACATCGACGAACTCACTCGGCGCATCGCCGAGGGGGCGAAAGCCGCCTACGGTCCCGAAGAGGTGGCGAAGGCCGCCGAGTACGGCGCCATCGAGCGCCTGCTCGTACTCGACGACCGCCTGCGTCAGGAACGCGGCCCTGACGGCGAGTGGACCGTCGACGTCGACGAGATCGTCCGCACGGCCGAACAGAAAGGCGGCGAGGTGACCGTCTTCTCGAGTGAGTTCCCGCCCGGTCAGCAACTGTCGAACCTGGGAGGGATCGCGGCACTGTTGCGCTACCGACTCGAGTGA
- the rqcH gene encoding ribosome rescue protein RqcH, which yields MDPKRELTSVDLAALVREFGAYEGAKVDKAYLYGDDLLRLKMRDFDRGRLEVLIEVGEVKRAHTVSPERVPDAPGRPPQFAMMLRNRLSGADFVGVEQYEFDRILEFVFDREDGMTRLIVELFGQGNVAVTNGEYEVIDSLETVRLKSRTVAPGSRYEFPESRLDPLSVSREAFDHHMDESDTDVVRTLATQLNLGGLYAEELCTRAGVEKALDIDDADEEVYDRLYGALERLAIDVRNGNVEPRLYLEDGDDAEGRVVDVTPFPLEEHAHLAAEPSDTFLAALDDYFFRLELDDGEPEPGTQRPDFEEQIAKHERIVAQQEGAIEGFEQQAEAERERAELLYANYGLVDEILSTVQRAREQDRPWEEIEALFEEGKERGIEAAEAVVAVDGSEGMVTVDVDGERIDLVARHGVEKNADRLYTEAKRVAEKKEGALAAIEDTREQLAEIERRRDEWEADDGEPDEADEDEDEERDWLAEPSVPVRRTEEWYERFRWFHTSDDFLVIGGRNADQNEELVKKYLERGDKVFHTQAHGGPVTVLKATDPSEPSSADVEIPDSSLEEAAQFAVSYASVWKDGRYAGDVYMVDSDQVTKTPESGEYLEKGGFAIRGERTYFDDTPVGVAVGIQCEPTTQVVGGPPSAIEEVAVTTIRVEPGRFAQADAAKRIYRRLRERFEDESFVRKIASPDKIQHFLPPGGSRVVED from the coding sequence ATGGATCCGAAGCGGGAACTCACTAGCGTCGACCTCGCCGCCCTCGTTCGGGAGTTCGGGGCCTACGAGGGGGCGAAAGTCGACAAGGCCTACCTCTACGGCGACGACCTCCTCCGGCTCAAGATGCGCGACTTCGACCGGGGCCGCCTCGAGGTACTGATCGAGGTCGGCGAGGTCAAGCGCGCCCACACGGTCTCGCCCGAGCGCGTCCCCGATGCACCCGGCCGGCCACCCCAGTTCGCGATGATGCTTCGAAACCGCCTGTCGGGCGCCGACTTCGTCGGCGTCGAGCAGTACGAGTTCGACCGCATCCTCGAGTTCGTCTTCGACCGCGAGGACGGGATGACGAGACTCATCGTCGAACTGTTCGGCCAGGGGAACGTCGCCGTCACGAACGGCGAGTACGAGGTGATCGACTCCCTCGAGACGGTTCGGCTGAAATCTCGAACCGTTGCGCCCGGCTCCCGATACGAGTTCCCAGAGAGCCGTCTCGACCCACTGTCGGTCTCACGGGAGGCGTTCGATCACCACATGGACGAGTCGGACACCGACGTCGTCCGAACCCTCGCGACCCAGCTCAACCTCGGCGGGCTCTACGCCGAGGAGCTGTGCACCCGGGCGGGCGTCGAGAAGGCCCTCGACATCGACGACGCGGACGAGGAGGTGTACGACCGGCTCTACGGGGCACTCGAGCGCCTCGCGATCGACGTCCGAAACGGCAACGTCGAGCCGCGGCTCTACCTCGAGGACGGCGACGACGCCGAGGGACGGGTCGTCGACGTCACGCCGTTCCCGCTCGAAGAACACGCTCACCTCGCCGCCGAACCCTCCGACACGTTCCTCGCGGCGCTCGACGACTACTTCTTCCGCCTCGAGCTGGACGACGGCGAGCCCGAGCCGGGCACCCAGCGGCCGGACTTCGAGGAGCAGATCGCCAAACACGAGCGGATCGTCGCACAGCAGGAGGGGGCGATCGAGGGCTTCGAACAGCAGGCGGAGGCCGAACGCGAACGGGCCGAGTTGCTGTACGCGAACTACGGGCTGGTGGACGAGATCCTCTCGACGGTCCAGCGCGCCCGCGAGCAGGACCGCCCGTGGGAGGAGATCGAGGCACTGTTCGAGGAGGGCAAAGAACGCGGCATCGAGGCCGCCGAGGCGGTCGTCGCCGTCGACGGGAGCGAGGGGATGGTGACCGTCGACGTCGACGGCGAGCGAATCGACCTGGTGGCTCGCCACGGCGTCGAGAAGAACGCCGACCGGCTCTACACCGAGGCGAAACGCGTCGCCGAAAAGAAAGAGGGCGCCCTCGCCGCCATCGAGGACACCCGCGAGCAGCTGGCGGAGATCGAACGTCGCCGCGACGAGTGGGAGGCCGACGACGGCGAGCCGGATGAGGCCGACGAGGACGAGGACGAGGAGCGTGACTGGCTCGCCGAACCCTCCGTCCCCGTCCGCCGGACCGAGGAGTGGTACGAACGCTTCCGGTGGTTCCACACGAGCGACGACTTCCTCGTCATCGGCGGCCGGAACGCCGACCAGAACGAAGAACTCGTGAAGAAGTATTTAGAGCGCGGCGACAAGGTGTTTCACACGCAGGCTCACGGCGGCCCCGTCACGGTGCTCAAGGCGACCGACCCGAGCGAGCCCTCGAGCGCGGACGTCGAGATCCCCGACTCGAGCCTCGAGGAAGCCGCCCAGTTCGCCGTCTCCTACGCCTCGGTCTGGAAGGACGGCCGCTACGCGGGCGACGTCTACATGGTGGATTCAGACCAGGTGACGAAGACGCCGGAAAGCGGCGAGTACCTCGAGAAAGGTGGCTTCGCGATCCGGGGTGAGCGGACGTACTTCGACGATACGCCCGTGGGCGTCGCGGTCGGCATCCAGTGTGAACCCACCACGCAGGTCGTCGGCGGACCCCCGTCGGCGATCGAGGAGGTTGCGGTGACGACGATCCGGGTCGAACCCGGTCGGTTCGCCCAGGCCGACGCGGCCAAGCGGATCTACCGGCGGCTGCGCGAGCGATTCGAGGACGAGTCGTTCGTTCGCAAGATCGCCAGCCCGGACAAGATCCAGCACTTCTTGCCGCCGGGCGGGAGTCGGGTCGTCGAGGACTGA
- a CDS encoding ZIP family metal transporter: MASLGEVLLVATLAGCATGLGALPTLVTDRVSHRVYDGAIGFAGGVMVGAAVFALVVPGLEFGSPWEVVAGVLAGGAFLLAANALLPHLHLRFRGEAAEGTIVLEDPAENLPTLEASREDADRTDDLRRAVLVGSAVTIHNVPEGLAVGIAFASGETGLGFAIATAIAVQNVPDGFAMAVPAARAGVSRSKVVLYTTLSGGVPEPVAAAVGFSLVVLVTGLFPLAAGFAAGAMIAVVFRELVPSSHGHGYADTATATFVLGFSLMLVVDTVLAV, encoded by the coding sequence ATGGCCTCGCTCGGCGAGGTACTCCTCGTCGCCACGCTCGCGGGCTGTGCGACCGGCCTCGGCGCGCTGCCGACGCTCGTCACCGACCGGGTCAGCCACCGCGTCTACGACGGCGCGATCGGGTTCGCCGGCGGCGTCATGGTCGGGGCCGCAGTGTTCGCGCTCGTCGTCCCCGGCCTCGAATTCGGCTCGCCATGGGAGGTCGTCGCCGGCGTCCTCGCAGGCGGCGCGTTTCTGCTCGCGGCGAACGCCCTGCTGCCGCACTTGCACCTCCGCTTCCGTGGCGAGGCCGCCGAGGGGACCATCGTCCTCGAGGACCCAGCCGAGAACCTCCCCACGCTCGAGGCGTCCCGCGAGGACGCCGACCGGACGGACGACCTCCGGCGGGCCGTCCTCGTCGGGAGCGCGGTGACGATCCACAACGTCCCCGAGGGACTGGCCGTCGGCATCGCCTTCGCCAGCGGCGAAACGGGACTCGGGTTCGCCATCGCGACCGCCATCGCCGTCCAGAACGTCCCCGACGGCTTCGCGATGGCCGTCCCCGCCGCTCGAGCGGGCGTCTCACGGTCGAAGGTCGTCCTCTACACGACCCTCTCGGGGGGCGTTCCGGAACCGGTCGCCGCCGCCGTCGGCTTCTCGCTCGTCGTCCTCGTCACCGGCCTCTTTCCGCTCGCCGCAGGCTTCGCCGCCGGCGCGATGATCGCCGTCGTCTTCCGGGAACTGGTGCCCTCGAGTCACGGCCACGGCTACGCCGACACGGCGACGGCGACGTTCGTCCTCGGCTTCTCGCTCATGCTCGTCGTCGACACCGTGCTCGCCGTGTGA
- a CDS encoding HpcH/HpaI aldolase family protein — MTLATTIREREPAVGNWLTLRDPAVAEISAELGFDFVVLDVEHTPNSLETVLAMARGMDAAGTDTEAIVRLPWNDPVVVKRVLDAGVSGVMAPMVGTAEEAEALVEATRYPPEGIRGVAGERAARYGLDLPEYVRDGPDPITIAQIETLEGLENVEAIAAVPGLDGLFVGPADLSANLGVFGEWDDEEFLAAVDRILEAGHAAETAVSTLALSEADVERWLARGFDFMMVGLDANYVVDGSQRAKAAFEAALEERDG, encoded by the coding sequence GTGACACTCGCAACGACGATTCGCGAACGGGAACCGGCCGTCGGCAACTGGCTCACCCTTCGGGATCCCGCCGTCGCCGAGATCAGCGCCGAACTCGGCTTCGACTTCGTGGTGCTGGACGTCGAGCACACGCCGAACAGCCTCGAGACGGTACTGGCGATGGCCCGCGGGATGGACGCCGCGGGGACCGACACCGAGGCGATCGTCCGCCTGCCGTGGAACGATCCCGTCGTGGTCAAGCGCGTCCTCGACGCCGGCGTCAGCGGCGTGATGGCGCCGATGGTCGGCACGGCCGAGGAAGCCGAGGCGCTCGTCGAGGCGACGCGTTACCCGCCCGAAGGAATCCGCGGCGTCGCCGGCGAGCGCGCCGCCCGGTACGGCCTCGACCTGCCCGAGTACGTCCGGGATGGCCCCGACCCGATCACCATCGCCCAGATCGAGACGCTCGAGGGCCTCGAGAACGTCGAAGCGATCGCCGCCGTCCCCGGCCTCGACGGGCTGTTCGTCGGCCCCGCGGACCTCTCGGCGAACCTCGGCGTCTTCGGCGAGTGGGACGACGAGGAGTTTCTGGCGGCCGTCGACCGGATCCTCGAGGCCGGCCACGCGGCCGAGACGGCCGTCTCGACGCTCGCGCTCTCCGAGGCGGACGTCGAGCGCTGGCTGGCCCGCGGCTTCGACTTCATGATGGTCGGGCTCGACGCGAACTACGTCGTCGACGGCAGCCAGCGGGCGAAGGCGGCGTTCGAGGCGGCACTCGAGGAGCGAGACGGCTGA
- a CDS encoding tRNA uridine(34) 5-carboxymethylaminomethyl modification radical SAM/GNAT enzyme Elp3, whose protein sequence is MSGASETETLERVCETLAERILEGEIDRDEVEQAKLAACAEHSAPTVPKNSQILDHAPQEHREELEAVLQRKPVRTASGVSPVAIMTSPERCPHGKCLYCPGGPDSEFSSSQSYTGEEPAAARGVQNDYDPYGQVTLRLEQLREIGHPVDKVELILMGGTMTARSHDYQEWFVKRALEAMNDYDVEKEPEPAEGVSFAQEPSEYEFSYVEDVIAENETADVRNIGTTFETKPDWCDPEQIDRMLELGGTKVEVGVQTTYERINREMHRGHGTADSIDANRRLRDSAFKVGFHMMPGQPGMSTEMCLEDFRELFDSPQWRPDYLKIYPTLVVRGTATYDWWYKGEYDPLDNETAAELVAEIKSMIPRYTRLQRVQRDIPADFIDAGVWKSNLRQLARQRMEEHGWNCECIRCREAGMNDEEPEHVELDVLEYEACGGTEHFISFEDFEKDLLVGFCRLRFPNEPVRPELENAALLRELHVYGSEVSVGDEGEDGAHQHQGYGRRLMDRAEELAADAGYDKLSVISGIGAREYYREKLGYHQDGPYVSKRL, encoded by the coding sequence ATGAGCGGTGCCAGCGAGACGGAGACGCTCGAGCGGGTCTGTGAGACCCTCGCCGAGCGAATTCTCGAGGGTGAGATCGATCGCGACGAGGTCGAACAGGCCAAGCTCGCGGCGTGTGCCGAGCACTCGGCCCCGACGGTGCCGAAGAACTCTCAGATCCTCGATCACGCACCGCAAGAACACCGCGAGGAGCTCGAGGCCGTACTCCAGCGCAAACCCGTTCGCACCGCCTCTGGCGTCTCGCCGGTGGCGATTATGACCTCGCCCGAACGCTGTCCCCACGGCAAGTGTCTCTACTGTCCCGGGGGGCCGGACTCGGAGTTTTCGAGCTCCCAGAGCTACACCGGTGAGGAGCCCGCCGCCGCCCGCGGCGTCCAGAACGACTACGACCCGTACGGCCAGGTGACGCTGCGCCTGGAGCAACTCCGGGAGATCGGCCACCCCGTCGACAAGGTCGAGCTGATCCTCATGGGCGGGACGATGACTGCCCGTTCTCACGACTACCAGGAGTGGTTCGTCAAGCGGGCGCTCGAGGCGATGAACGACTACGACGTCGAAAAGGAGCCCGAGCCCGCCGAGGGCGTCAGTTTCGCCCAGGAGCCTTCTGAGTACGAGTTCAGCTACGTCGAGGACGTGATCGCCGAGAACGAGACCGCCGACGTCCGAAACATCGGGACGACGTTCGAGACCAAACCGGACTGGTGTGATCCCGAGCAGATCGACCGGATGCTCGAGCTCGGTGGCACCAAAGTCGAGGTCGGCGTCCAGACGACCTACGAGCGGATCAATCGGGAGATGCACCGCGGCCACGGCACGGCGGACTCGATCGACGCCAACCGGCGGCTGCGCGATTCGGCGTTCAAAGTCGGCTTCCACATGATGCCCGGCCAGCCCGGGATGAGCACGGAGATGTGTCTCGAGGACTTTCGGGAGCTGTTCGACTCGCCGCAGTGGCGCCCCGACTACCTCAAGATCTATCCGACGCTCGTCGTCCGTGGGACGGCGACCTACGACTGGTGGTACAAAGGGGAGTACGACCCCCTCGACAACGAGACGGCCGCCGAGCTGGTCGCCGAGATCAAGTCGATGATTCCCCGCTACACCCGTCTCCAGCGCGTTCAGCGGGACATCCCCGCGGACTTCATCGACGCTGGCGTTTGGAAGTCGAACCTCCGACAGCTCGCCCGACAGCGGATGGAAGAGCACGGCTGGAACTGCGAGTGCATCCGCTGTCGCGAGGCCGGGATGAACGACGAGGAGCCCGAACACGTCGAACTCGACGTCCTCGAGTACGAGGCCTGTGGCGGCACAGAACACTTCATCTCCTTCGAGGACTTCGAGAAGGACTTGCTCGTCGGCTTCTGTCGGCTGCGGTTTCCCAACGAGCCCGTGCGGCCGGAACTCGAGAACGCCGCGCTACTCCGAGAACTCCACGTCTACGGCTCGGAGGTGTCGGTCGGTGACGAGGGCGAGGACGGTGCTCACCAGCACCAGGGCTACGGCCGCCGGCTGATGGACCGCGCCGAGGAACTGGCCGCCGACGCCGGCTACGACAAGCTGAGCGTCATCTCGGGCATCGGCGCTCGAGAGTACTACCGGGAGAAACTCGGCTACCACCAGGACGGGCCGTACGTGAGCAAGCGGCTCTGA
- a CDS encoding lactate racemase domain-containing protein, whose protein sequence is MNLPLGAGTIEVQLPACDVTVAEAPGRPPVDVREAAEAALADPHGPPLVERVDPDDEVAIVVTDVTRNVPDDVLLDVLLEELADIGVSRDQLTVVVGLGLHRPMTDAELEAMLGPHADLAVNHDPESVVEVGEVDGVPIEVGEPVVAADSVLSTGVVEPHQYAGFSGGAKTVVIGAGSESIIRYTHGPDVLSRAAVRLGRLEGNPFREILDRAGDLVGIDCSLNLTHGPDGILGVSAGDGRAVVRELADVARDALSVPVSREYDAVVCGVGAPKDANLYQATRAATYVALGDRNPLREGGRLVVPATLEEGAGEGKGERRFYDRLRNADDAASLYRELREGYDPGAQRAFVVARVLRDHDVYVTNSHSPDVVEACLMRAEATVEDALEPGSDVLVVPDALHTLLVDG, encoded by the coding sequence ATGAACCTTCCACTCGGGGCGGGGACGATCGAGGTGCAGTTGCCGGCGTGTGACGTGACGGTCGCCGAGGCGCCGGGTCGCCCGCCCGTCGACGTCCGGGAAGCGGCCGAAGCCGCCCTCGCCGACCCGCACGGCCCACCGCTCGTCGAGCGCGTCGACCCCGACGACGAGGTGGCGATCGTCGTCACCGACGTTACCCGCAACGTGCCCGACGACGTCCTGCTCGACGTCCTGCTCGAGGAGTTAGCCGACATCGGCGTCTCTCGCGACCAGCTCACGGTCGTCGTCGGCCTCGGACTCCACCGGCCGATGACCGACGCCGAACTCGAGGCGATGCTCGGCCCCCACGCCGACCTCGCGGTGAACCACGATCCCGAATCCGTCGTCGAGGTCGGCGAGGTCGACGGCGTCCCGATCGAGGTGGGCGAGCCGGTCGTTGCGGCCGACAGCGTCCTCTCGACGGGCGTCGTCGAGCCCCACCAGTACGCCGGCTTCTCCGGCGGCGCGAAAACCGTCGTCATCGGGGCCGGCAGCGAGTCGATCATCCGGTACACCCACGGTCCCGACGTCCTCTCCAGGGCGGCCGTCCGGCTGGGGCGACTCGAGGGGAACCCCTTCCGCGAGATTCTCGACCGGGCGGGCGACCTCGTGGGGATCGACTGTAGCCTCAACCTGACCCACGGCCCCGACGGCATCCTCGGGGTGAGCGCTGGCGACGGTCGCGCGGTGGTTCGAGAGCTCGCCGACGTCGCTCGAGACGCCCTGTCGGTCCCCGTCTCCCGCGAGTACGACGCCGTCGTCTGCGGCGTCGGCGCGCCCAAGGACGCGAACCTCTATCAGGCGACGCGGGCGGCGACGTACGTCGCGCTGGGCGATCGGAACCCGCTCCGTGAGGGGGGACGGCTCGTCGTCCCGGCGACCCTCGAGGAAGGGGCCGGCGAGGGGAAAGGCGAACGGCGGTTTTACGACCGCCTCCGGAACGCCGACGACGCGGCGTCGCTCTACCGCGAGCTGCGCGAGGGGTACGACCCCGGCGCCCAGCGAGCGTTCGTCGTCGCTCGCGTCCTCAGAGATCACGACGTTTACGTGACAAACAGCCACTCGCCCGACGTCGTCGAGGCGTGTCTCATGCGTGCCGAGGCGACCGTCGAGGACGCCCTCGAGCCCGGAAGCGACGTGCTCGTCGTCCCCGACGCGTTGCACACGTTGCTCGTCGACGGCTGA